In Magnetospirillum sp. XM-1, a single window of DNA contains:
- a CDS encoding thioesterase family protein, whose protein sequence is MSVFAVTRRVSWGDCDPAGILYTPRVFDYCTEAIERWYAGPMGADWPTMNRRDNMGSPTVHAECDYLVPMPPGLELSVRVLVTKVGTSSINFEIEGVAAEGTVHFRARYVACITDFAQSKAVPIPEPLRSRIEAYGNACRA, encoded by the coding sequence ATGAGCGTGTTTGCCGTGACCAGGCGGGTGAGCTGGGGCGATTGCGACCCGGCGGGCATCCTTTACACCCCGCGCGTCTTCGACTACTGCACCGAAGCCATCGAACGCTGGTACGCCGGCCCCATGGGCGCCGACTGGCCGACCATGAACCGCCGCGACAACATGGGCTCGCCCACCGTCCACGCCGAATGCGACTATCTGGTCCCCATGCCCCCCGGCCTGGAACTGTCGGTGCGGGTGCTGGTCACCAAGGTCGGGACGTCGAGCATCAATTTCGAGATAGAAGGGGTGGCGGCAGAGGGAACCGTCCACTTCCGCGCCCGCTACGTCGCCTGCATCACCGACTTCGCCCAATCCAAGGCGGTGCCCATTCCCGAACCGCTGCGCAGCCGCATCGAAGCCTATGGAAACGCGTGCCGGGCGTAA
- the gpt gene encoding xanthine phosphoribosyltransferase, which produces MDLDPSFSRTRPLSWEEIHAVSRQLAQSLKAKGPFAGIIAIARGGLVPAAILALELDIRQVDTVCIAGYDESTRHDLEVLKRVQGDGTGWLVVDDLVDTGRTAQAVRDMLPGGHYATLYAKPAGRPMVDTYVDDVEQETWLIFPWEVTERV; this is translated from the coding sequence ATGGATCTGGACCCCTCGTTTTCCCGCACCCGCCCCCTGTCGTGGGAGGAGATACACGCCGTTTCGCGCCAATTGGCCCAAAGCCTGAAGGCCAAGGGGCCGTTCGCCGGCATCATCGCCATCGCCCGCGGCGGGCTGGTTCCCGCCGCCATCCTGGCCCTGGAGCTGGATATCCGCCAGGTGGACACCGTGTGCATCGCCGGCTACGACGAAAGCACCCGCCACGACCTGGAGGTCTTGAAGCGCGTGCAGGGCGACGGGACCGGCTGGCTGGTGGTGGACGATCTGGTCGACACCGGACGCACCGCCCAGGCGGTGCGCGACATGCTGCCCGGCGGCCACTACGCCACGCTTTACGCCAAGCCCGCAGGCAGACCCATGGTCGACACCTATGTGGACGACGTGGAGCAGGAAACCTGGCTGATCTTCCCCTGGGAGGTCACCGAACGGGTTTGA